A single genomic interval of Alligator mississippiensis isolate rAllMis1 chromosome 15, rAllMis1, whole genome shotgun sequence harbors:
- the ARHGEF11 gene encoding rho guanine nucleotide exchange factor 11 isoform X4: protein MSVRPPQAALDRPASKKHPHLPRLSSLSSLGDSAPERRSPGHHRQPSDSTETTGLVQRCVIIQKDEHGFGFTVSGDRIVLVQSVRPGGAAMRAGVQEGDRIVKVNGTMVTNSSHLEVVKLIKSGAYVALTLLGSPPSSVGLSNSQQDASSSGAPRVMPTHPPPPPPPPPLPPPQRITGPKPLQDPEVQKHATQILRNMLRQEEAELQRFCEVYSRRPATGLEGQIEGARRRVSQLQLKILQETGSLVGGNDGMTQCVLSLQDCVRLSSDPGSVGLQVTEGRLSLDSQDGDSGLDSGTERFPSVSEISLNRNSVLSDPGLDSPRTSPIITSKMFQHHRRQGSDTPFAPSTEQGSDRTLRPLIIGPEEDYDPGYFNNECDSLFQDLGKLKSRPAHLGVFLRYIFSQADPSPLLFYLCADVCQKMNLKESRTLGKDIWNIFLEKNAALRVKVADSLLLEIESRLRNGEDIRSTLSEAQDTVMPEIQEQIQDYRTKRTMGLGSLYGENDLIDLDGDPQRERQVAEKQITQLGDILSKYEDDRSSPMAFALRTYVTHAGIRGSEPRPASTSEKSQALPDKDKWLPFFPKTKKQSSGTKKDKDTMEDKKRNPILKYIGKPKSSSQSTFHVPLSPVEVKPGNVRNIIQHFENNQHYESQEPGMQRLSTGSFPEDLLETDSSRLEVKLGRSESLKGREEMKKSRKAENVPRSRSDVDMDAAAEATRLHQSASSSASSLSTRSLENPTPPYTPKMGRRSIESPNLGFGTDSFLPHLLEDDLGQLSDLEPELDTQNWQHTMGREVTAYLTQKEIDRQEVINELFATEASHLRILRVLDVLFYQRLKKESLLSREELALLFPNLPDLIEIHNSLCESMKKLREEGPIIKEIGDLMLSQFDGPAREEIQQVAADFCAYQSIALELIKTKQRKETRFQIFMQEAESNPQCRRLQLKDLIISEMQRLTKYPLLLENVLKHTEGGTPEHEKLSRARDQCREILRHVNEAVKRAENRHRLEAYQKRLDATSLERTSNPLAAEFKNLDLTSRRMIHEGPLSWRVSKDKTVDLHVLLLEDLLVLLQKQDEKLVLKCHSKTALGSADTKQTFSPILKLNSVLIRSVATDKRALFIICTSELGPQIYELVALTSSEKNAWMELLEEAVQSAMRNATFPPKPRVQEPTHRPTPSSLVLQDAEGSPLLAQRSSSGAEMEEVSSADNNPGDFLGKEKPLVQQEEPEAEGSEGMAGEEEEELPAVTVPALPPVEPDDVHLQRPEPDMHLALPEPALGKGLAESALADVENLRHLLLRSLLPCRDLEPEDDLTPTPSVIGGAVQPWDTALPGQDPPVEPTGQEGKICPASGGTGPEPGDWLDGGVTEETCPAELQEAEMSPGAEGQSGLKVVRKAEVEGTNPAMLLPGGNQSETALQEGGGANVDGNYFYVSMPAESSTEPEHPTPPTSPSAPPCTHSPPSRRKEMGPCPSSLEGPPEPPAPGLAIRDVDLIFQVIEQLTLKLGQLKDVEAAHQELLQSLGQGSSADATPVGAAALEADTWPECPPSPVGRSPPASEPGCEDPR from the exons ACCAGCCAGTAAAAAGCACCCTCACCTGCCCAG GTTGAGCAGCCTGTCTTCTCTGGGAGATTCGGCTCCAGAACGCAGGTCTCCCGGCCATCACCGCCAGCCGTCCGACTCCACCGAAACAACAG GCTTGGTCCAGCGCTGTGTCATCATCCAGAAGGACGAGCATGGCTTCGGCTTCACAGTCAGTGGGGACCGGATTGTCCTGGTGCAGAGTGTGCGGCCAG GAGGAGCAGCCATGAGGGCGGGTGTGCAGGAAGGGGACCGCATTGTCAAG GTGAACGGCACAATGGTAACAAACAGCTCGCACCTCGAAGTGGTGAAGCTCATCAAAT CCGGCGCCTACGTCGCACTGACCCTCCtaggctcccctccctcctcagtGGGACTCTCCAACTCCCAGCAAGACGCCAGCTCGTCAGGGGCTCCCCGGGTCATGCCCACACACCCCCCAccgcctcccccgccgccgccgttACCTCCGCCCCAGCGCATCACTGGACCCAAGCCACTGCAG GACCCAGAGGTCCAGAAGCACGCAACCCAGATCCTCCGGAACATGCTACGACAGGAGGAGGCTGAGTTACAG CGCTTCTGCGAGGTGTACAGCCGGCGCCCAGCCACCGGGCTGGAGGGTCAGATCGAGGGCGCCCGCCGCCGGgtcagccagctgcagctcaagATCCTCCAGGAAACTGGCAGCTTGGTG GGCGGGAACGATGGGATGACCCAGTGCGTCCTCTCGCTGCAGGACTGTGTACGGCTGAGCAGCGACCCGGGCTCCGTGGGGCTCCAGGTCACAGAAG GCCGCCTCTCCCTGGACTCTCAGGATGGCGACAGTGGCTTGGACTCTGGCACGGAGCGGTTCCCCTCGGTGAGCGAG ATCTCCCTGAACCGCAACTCAGTCCTGTCCGACCCCGGCCTCGACAGCCCGCGCACGTCTCCCATCAtcacctccaagatgttccagcaCCACCGCCGCCAGGGCTCAGATACGCCCTTCGCGCCCTCCACAGAGCAG GGCTCAGACCGGACACTGCGGCCTCTCATCATTGGCCCTGAGGAGGATTATGACCCAGGCTATTTCAACAATGAG TGTGACAGCCTCTTTCAGGACCTGGGGAAGCTGAAATCCCGGCCGGCTCACTTGGGGGTTTTCCTGCGGTACATCTTCTCCCAGGCGGATCCCAGccccctg CTCTTCTACTTGTGTGCCGACGTCTGCCAGAAGATGAACCTCAAGGAGTCCCGCACACTGGGCAAAGATATCTGGAACATCTTCTTGGAGAAGAACGCG GCACTGAGGGTGAAGGTGGCCGATTCGCTGTTGCTGGAAATAG AGTCTCGCCTGCGAAACGGGGAGGACATCAGGAGCACCCTGTCCGAAGCCCAAGACACGGTGATGCCTGAGATCCAAGAGCAGATCCAGGACTACAG GACAAAGcgcaccatggggctggggagcctgtacGGCGAGAACGACCTGATAGACCTGGACGGGGACCCCCAGAGGGAGCGGCAGGTGGCAGAGAAACAGATCACCCAGCTGGGTGACATCCT GTCGAAGTACGAGGATGATAGGAG TTCCCCCATGGCCTTTGCCCTCCGCACCTACGTGACCCACGCAGGCATCCGTGGGTCAGAACCTCGTCCTGCCAGCACCAGCGAGAAGTCCCAGGCCCTCCCAGACAAGGACAAGTGGCTGCCCTTCTTCCCCAAGACAAAGAAG CAGAGCAGTGGCACGAAGAAGGACAAGGACACGATGGAGGACAAGAAGCGCAACCCCATCCTCAAGTACATTGGGAAGCCCAAGAGCTCCTCCCAGAGCA catttCATGTCCCCTTGTCCCCTGTTGAAG TCAAACCTGGCAATGTGAGGAACATCATCCAGCACTTTGAGAACAACCAGCATTACGAGTCGCAGGAGCCCGGCATGCAGCGCCTCTCCACTGGCAGCTTCCCCGAGGACCTGCTGGAAACCGACAG CTCTAGGTTGGAAGTGAAGCTGGGCCGCTCGGAGAGCCTGAAGGGCCGGGAGGAGATGAAGAAATCACGCAAGGCTGAGAATGTGCCGCGCTCCCGGAGCGACGTGGACATGGACGCGGCGGCAGAGGCAACACGGCTACATCAGTCAGCTTCATCTTCCGCCTCCAGCTTGTCAACGAG ATCACTGGAAAACCCCACGCCTCCCTACACGCCCAAGATGGGGCGCAG GAGTATTGAGTCCCCCAACCTGGGCTTTGGCACGGACTccttcctgccccacctcctcGAGGATGATCTGGGCCAGCTCTCGGACCTGGAGCCCGAGCTGGACACACAGAACTGGCAGCATACAATGGGGCGGGAGGTCACAGCCTACCTGACACAGAAAGAGATCGACCGGCAGGAGGTGATCAATG AGCTCTTTGCCACAGAGGCGTCTCACCTGCGCATCCTCCGGGTCCTGGATGTCCTCTTCTACCAGCGGCTGAAGAAGGAGAGCCTGTTGTCacgggaggagctggcactgctctTCCCCAACCTCCCAGACCTCATCGAAATCCACA ATTCGCTCTGTGAGTCCATGAAGAAGCTGCGGGAAGAAGGACCAATCATCAAAGAGATCGGGGACCTCATGCTGTCCCAG TTCGATGGGCCAGCACGCGAGGAAATCCAGCAGGTCGCAGCCGACTTCTGCGCTTACCAGTCCATCGCCCTGGAGCTGATCAAAACCAAGCAGCGCAAGGAGACCCGCTTCCAGATCTTCATGCAG GAAGCCGAGAGCAACCCACAGTGCCGCCGGCTGCAGCTCAAGGACCTGATCATCTCTGAGATGCAGCGTCTGACCAAGTACCCGCTGCTGTTGGAGAATGTCCTCAAGCACACGGAGG GCGGGACCCCAGAGCATGAGAAGCTGAGCCGTGCCCGGGACCAGTGCCGGGAGATCTTGCGACACGTGAACGAGGCGGTGAAGCGGGCAGAGAACCGGCATCGGCTGGAGGCCTACCAGAAGCGCCTGGATGCCACCTCGCTGGAACGCACCAGCAACCCGCTGGCAGCCGAGTTCAAG AACCTGGACCTCACGTCCCGCCGCATGATCCACGAGGGGCCCCTGAGCTGGCGTGTCAGCAAGGACAAGACTGTGG ATCTGCATGTGCTGCTGCTCGAAGACCTCTTGGTgcttttgcagaagcaggacgaGAAGCTGGTGCTGAAGTGTCACAGCAAGACGGCACTGGGCTCCGCCGACACCAAGCAAACCTTCAGCCCCATCCTCAAGCTCAATTCGGTGCTCATCCGCTCCGTGGCCACAG ATAAGCGAGCCCTCTTCATCATCTGCACCTCGGAGCTGGGGCCCCAGATCTACGAGCTGGTGGCACTGACATCCTCGGAGAAGAACGC gtggatggagctgctggaggaggcTGTGCAGAGTGCCATGAGGAATGCCACCTTCCCCCCCAAGCCCCGGGTGCAGGAGCCCACACACAGGCCAACGCCATCCAG CCTGGTGCTGCAGGACGCCGAGGGCTCCCCGCTGCTGGCACAACGCAGCAGCTCTGGAGCGGAGATGGAAGAGGTCTCTTCAG CGGACAACAACCCCGGCGACTTCCTGGGCAAAGAGAAGCCCCTGGTGCAGCAGGAGGAGCCCGAGGCAGAGGGCAGCGAGGGCATGGCAGGCGAGGAAGAGGAGGAACTGCCTGCAGTTactgtgcctgccctgccccccgtGGAGCCGGACGATGTTCACCTGCAGCGGCCAGAGCCAGATATGCACCTCGCCCTGCCGGAGCCGGCACTTGGGAAGGGGCTGGCCGAGTCGGCCCTGGCGGATG TGGAGAACCTGCGGCACCTGCTGCTGCGCAGCCTCCTACCTTGCCGGGACCTGGAGCCTGAGGACGACCTGACGCCCACGCCCTCGGTCATCGGGGGCGCCGTCCAGCCCTGGGATACAGCACTACCTGGCCAGGACCCTCCAGTGGAGCCCACAGGACAGGAGGGCAAGATTTGCCCAGCGAGTGGTGGGACAGGACCTGAGCCCGGAGACTGGCTGGACGGAGGGGTCACAGAGGAGACATGCCCAGCGGAGCTACAGGAGGCAGAGATGTCCCCAGGTGCCGAGGGGCAGAGCGGGCTCAAGGTGGTGCGCAAAG CTGAGGTGGAGGGCACTAACCCAGCCATGCTCCTGCCAGGCGGCAACCAATCAGAAACTGCAttgcaggaaggaggaggagctaATGTAGATG GCAACTACTTCTACGTCAGCATGCCGGCTGAGTCCTCCACGGAGCCCGAGCACCCCACGCCGCCCACCAGCCCCTCggcacccccctgcacccactccccaccctccaggaggaaggagatggGGCCCTGTCCCAGCAGCTTGGAGGGGCCCCCAGAGCCGCCCGCGCCCGGCCTGGCTATCCGGGACGTGGACCTGATCTTCCAGGTCATCGAGCAGCTCACACTGAAGCTGGGGCAGCTGAAG GACGTGGAGGCAGCCCACCAGGAGCTGTTGCAGTCGCTGGGGCAGGGTTCATCGGCCGACGCCACACCCGTGGGGGCTGCTGCACTGGAGGCGGACACATGGCCAGagtgtccccccagccctgtagGGAGGAGCCCACCGGCCAGCGAGCCAG GCTGTGAGGACCCTCGGTGA
- the ARHGEF11 gene encoding rho guanine nucleotide exchange factor 11 isoform X2 — translation MSVRPPQAALDRPASKKHPHLPSPIAAWLSSLSSLGDSAPERRSPGHHRQPSDSTETTGLVQRCVIIQKDEHGFGFTVSGDRIVLVQSVRPGGAAMRAGVQEGDRIVKVNGTMVTNSSHLEVVKLIKSGAYVALTLLGSPPSSVGLSNSQQDASSSGAPRVMPTHPPPPPPPPPLPPPQRITGPKPLQDPEVQKHATQILRNMLRQEEAELQRFCEVYSRRPATGLEGQIEGARRRVSQLQLKILQETGSLVGGNDGMTQCVLSLQDCVRLSSDPGSVGLQVTEGRLSLDSQDGDSGLDSGTERFPSVSEISLNRNSVLSDPGLDSPRTSPIITSKMFQHHRRQGSDTPFAPSTEQGSDRTLRPLIIGPEEDYDPGYFNNECDSLFQDLGKLKSRPAHLGVFLRYIFSQADPSPLLFYLCADVCQKMNLKESRTLGKDIWNIFLEKNAALRVKVADSLLLEIESRLRNGEDIRSTLSEAQDTVMPEIQEQIQDYRTKRTMGLGSLYGENDLIDLDGDPQRERQVAEKQITQLGDILSKYEDDRSSPMAFALRTYVTHAGIRGSEPRPASTSEKSQALPDKDKWLPFFPKTKKSSGTKKDKDTMEDKKRNPILKYIGKPKSSSQSTFHVPLSPVEVKPGNVRNIIQHFENNQHYESQEPGMQRLSTGSFPEDLLETDSSRLEVKLGRSESLKGREEMKKSRKAENVPRSRSDVDMDAAAEATRLHQSASSSASSLSTRSLENPTPPYTPKMGRRSIESPNLGFGTDSFLPHLLEDDLGQLSDLEPELDTQNWQHTMGREVTAYLTQKEIDRQEVINELFATEASHLRILRVLDVLFYQRLKKESLLSREELALLFPNLPDLIEIHNSLCESMKKLREEGPIIKEIGDLMLSQFDGPAREEIQQVAADFCAYQSIALELIKTKQRKETRFQIFMQEAESNPQCRRLQLKDLIISEMQRLTKYPLLLENVLKHTEGGTPEHEKLSRARDQCREILRHVNEAVKRAENRHRLEAYQKRLDATSLERTSNPLAAEFKNLDLTSRRMIHEGPLSWRVSKDKTVDLHVLLLEDLLVLLQKQDEKLVLKCHSKTALGSADTKQTFSPILKLNSVLIRSVATDKRALFIICTSELGPQIYELVALTSSEKNAWMELLEEAVQSAMRNATFPPKPRVQEPTHRPTPSSLVLQDAEGSPLLAQRSSSGAEMEEVSSADNNPGDFLGKEKPLVQQEEPEAEGSEGMAGEEEEELPAVTVPALPPVEPDDVHLQRPEPDMHLALPEPALGKGLAESALADVENLRHLLLRSLLPCRDLEPEDDLTPTPSVIGGAVQPWDTALPGQDPPVEPTGQEGKICPASGGTGPEPGDWLDGGVTEETCPAELQEAEMSPGAEGQSGLKVVRKAEVEGTNPAMLLPGGNQSETALQEGGGANVDGNYFYVSMPAESSTEPEHPTPPTSPSAPPCTHSPPSRRKEMGPCPSSLEGPPEPPAPGLAIRDVDLIFQVIEQLTLKLGQLKDVEAAHQELLQSLGQGSSADATPVGAAALEADTWPECPPSPVGRSPPASEPGCEDPR, via the exons ACCAGCCAGTAAAAAGCACCCTCACCTGCCCAG CCCCATTGCAGCCTG GTTGAGCAGCCTGTCTTCTCTGGGAGATTCGGCTCCAGAACGCAGGTCTCCCGGCCATCACCGCCAGCCGTCCGACTCCACCGAAACAACAG GCTTGGTCCAGCGCTGTGTCATCATCCAGAAGGACGAGCATGGCTTCGGCTTCACAGTCAGTGGGGACCGGATTGTCCTGGTGCAGAGTGTGCGGCCAG GAGGAGCAGCCATGAGGGCGGGTGTGCAGGAAGGGGACCGCATTGTCAAG GTGAACGGCACAATGGTAACAAACAGCTCGCACCTCGAAGTGGTGAAGCTCATCAAAT CCGGCGCCTACGTCGCACTGACCCTCCtaggctcccctccctcctcagtGGGACTCTCCAACTCCCAGCAAGACGCCAGCTCGTCAGGGGCTCCCCGGGTCATGCCCACACACCCCCCAccgcctcccccgccgccgccgttACCTCCGCCCCAGCGCATCACTGGACCCAAGCCACTGCAG GACCCAGAGGTCCAGAAGCACGCAACCCAGATCCTCCGGAACATGCTACGACAGGAGGAGGCTGAGTTACAG CGCTTCTGCGAGGTGTACAGCCGGCGCCCAGCCACCGGGCTGGAGGGTCAGATCGAGGGCGCCCGCCGCCGGgtcagccagctgcagctcaagATCCTCCAGGAAACTGGCAGCTTGGTG GGCGGGAACGATGGGATGACCCAGTGCGTCCTCTCGCTGCAGGACTGTGTACGGCTGAGCAGCGACCCGGGCTCCGTGGGGCTCCAGGTCACAGAAG GCCGCCTCTCCCTGGACTCTCAGGATGGCGACAGTGGCTTGGACTCTGGCACGGAGCGGTTCCCCTCGGTGAGCGAG ATCTCCCTGAACCGCAACTCAGTCCTGTCCGACCCCGGCCTCGACAGCCCGCGCACGTCTCCCATCAtcacctccaagatgttccagcaCCACCGCCGCCAGGGCTCAGATACGCCCTTCGCGCCCTCCACAGAGCAG GGCTCAGACCGGACACTGCGGCCTCTCATCATTGGCCCTGAGGAGGATTATGACCCAGGCTATTTCAACAATGAG TGTGACAGCCTCTTTCAGGACCTGGGGAAGCTGAAATCCCGGCCGGCTCACTTGGGGGTTTTCCTGCGGTACATCTTCTCCCAGGCGGATCCCAGccccctg CTCTTCTACTTGTGTGCCGACGTCTGCCAGAAGATGAACCTCAAGGAGTCCCGCACACTGGGCAAAGATATCTGGAACATCTTCTTGGAGAAGAACGCG GCACTGAGGGTGAAGGTGGCCGATTCGCTGTTGCTGGAAATAG AGTCTCGCCTGCGAAACGGGGAGGACATCAGGAGCACCCTGTCCGAAGCCCAAGACACGGTGATGCCTGAGATCCAAGAGCAGATCCAGGACTACAG GACAAAGcgcaccatggggctggggagcctgtacGGCGAGAACGACCTGATAGACCTGGACGGGGACCCCCAGAGGGAGCGGCAGGTGGCAGAGAAACAGATCACCCAGCTGGGTGACATCCT GTCGAAGTACGAGGATGATAGGAG TTCCCCCATGGCCTTTGCCCTCCGCACCTACGTGACCCACGCAGGCATCCGTGGGTCAGAACCTCGTCCTGCCAGCACCAGCGAGAAGTCCCAGGCCCTCCCAGACAAGGACAAGTGGCTGCCCTTCTTCCCCAAGACAAAGAAG AGCAGTGGCACGAAGAAGGACAAGGACACGATGGAGGACAAGAAGCGCAACCCCATCCTCAAGTACATTGGGAAGCCCAAGAGCTCCTCCCAGAGCA catttCATGTCCCCTTGTCCCCTGTTGAAG TCAAACCTGGCAATGTGAGGAACATCATCCAGCACTTTGAGAACAACCAGCATTACGAGTCGCAGGAGCCCGGCATGCAGCGCCTCTCCACTGGCAGCTTCCCCGAGGACCTGCTGGAAACCGACAG CTCTAGGTTGGAAGTGAAGCTGGGCCGCTCGGAGAGCCTGAAGGGCCGGGAGGAGATGAAGAAATCACGCAAGGCTGAGAATGTGCCGCGCTCCCGGAGCGACGTGGACATGGACGCGGCGGCAGAGGCAACACGGCTACATCAGTCAGCTTCATCTTCCGCCTCCAGCTTGTCAACGAG ATCACTGGAAAACCCCACGCCTCCCTACACGCCCAAGATGGGGCGCAG GAGTATTGAGTCCCCCAACCTGGGCTTTGGCACGGACTccttcctgccccacctcctcGAGGATGATCTGGGCCAGCTCTCGGACCTGGAGCCCGAGCTGGACACACAGAACTGGCAGCATACAATGGGGCGGGAGGTCACAGCCTACCTGACACAGAAAGAGATCGACCGGCAGGAGGTGATCAATG AGCTCTTTGCCACAGAGGCGTCTCACCTGCGCATCCTCCGGGTCCTGGATGTCCTCTTCTACCAGCGGCTGAAGAAGGAGAGCCTGTTGTCacgggaggagctggcactgctctTCCCCAACCTCCCAGACCTCATCGAAATCCACA ATTCGCTCTGTGAGTCCATGAAGAAGCTGCGGGAAGAAGGACCAATCATCAAAGAGATCGGGGACCTCATGCTGTCCCAG TTCGATGGGCCAGCACGCGAGGAAATCCAGCAGGTCGCAGCCGACTTCTGCGCTTACCAGTCCATCGCCCTGGAGCTGATCAAAACCAAGCAGCGCAAGGAGACCCGCTTCCAGATCTTCATGCAG GAAGCCGAGAGCAACCCACAGTGCCGCCGGCTGCAGCTCAAGGACCTGATCATCTCTGAGATGCAGCGTCTGACCAAGTACCCGCTGCTGTTGGAGAATGTCCTCAAGCACACGGAGG GCGGGACCCCAGAGCATGAGAAGCTGAGCCGTGCCCGGGACCAGTGCCGGGAGATCTTGCGACACGTGAACGAGGCGGTGAAGCGGGCAGAGAACCGGCATCGGCTGGAGGCCTACCAGAAGCGCCTGGATGCCACCTCGCTGGAACGCACCAGCAACCCGCTGGCAGCCGAGTTCAAG AACCTGGACCTCACGTCCCGCCGCATGATCCACGAGGGGCCCCTGAGCTGGCGTGTCAGCAAGGACAAGACTGTGG ATCTGCATGTGCTGCTGCTCGAAGACCTCTTGGTgcttttgcagaagcaggacgaGAAGCTGGTGCTGAAGTGTCACAGCAAGACGGCACTGGGCTCCGCCGACACCAAGCAAACCTTCAGCCCCATCCTCAAGCTCAATTCGGTGCTCATCCGCTCCGTGGCCACAG ATAAGCGAGCCCTCTTCATCATCTGCACCTCGGAGCTGGGGCCCCAGATCTACGAGCTGGTGGCACTGACATCCTCGGAGAAGAACGC gtggatggagctgctggaggaggcTGTGCAGAGTGCCATGAGGAATGCCACCTTCCCCCCCAAGCCCCGGGTGCAGGAGCCCACACACAGGCCAACGCCATCCAG CCTGGTGCTGCAGGACGCCGAGGGCTCCCCGCTGCTGGCACAACGCAGCAGCTCTGGAGCGGAGATGGAAGAGGTCTCTTCAG CGGACAACAACCCCGGCGACTTCCTGGGCAAAGAGAAGCCCCTGGTGCAGCAGGAGGAGCCCGAGGCAGAGGGCAGCGAGGGCATGGCAGGCGAGGAAGAGGAGGAACTGCCTGCAGTTactgtgcctgccctgccccccgtGGAGCCGGACGATGTTCACCTGCAGCGGCCAGAGCCAGATATGCACCTCGCCCTGCCGGAGCCGGCACTTGGGAAGGGGCTGGCCGAGTCGGCCCTGGCGGATG TGGAGAACCTGCGGCACCTGCTGCTGCGCAGCCTCCTACCTTGCCGGGACCTGGAGCCTGAGGACGACCTGACGCCCACGCCCTCGGTCATCGGGGGCGCCGTCCAGCCCTGGGATACAGCACTACCTGGCCAGGACCCTCCAGTGGAGCCCACAGGACAGGAGGGCAAGATTTGCCCAGCGAGTGGTGGGACAGGACCTGAGCCCGGAGACTGGCTGGACGGAGGGGTCACAGAGGAGACATGCCCAGCGGAGCTACAGGAGGCAGAGATGTCCCCAGGTGCCGAGGGGCAGAGCGGGCTCAAGGTGGTGCGCAAAG CTGAGGTGGAGGGCACTAACCCAGCCATGCTCCTGCCAGGCGGCAACCAATCAGAAACTGCAttgcaggaaggaggaggagctaATGTAGATG GCAACTACTTCTACGTCAGCATGCCGGCTGAGTCCTCCACGGAGCCCGAGCACCCCACGCCGCCCACCAGCCCCTCggcacccccctgcacccactccccaccctccaggaggaaggagatggGGCCCTGTCCCAGCAGCTTGGAGGGGCCCCCAGAGCCGCCCGCGCCCGGCCTGGCTATCCGGGACGTGGACCTGATCTTCCAGGTCATCGAGCAGCTCACACTGAAGCTGGGGCAGCTGAAG GACGTGGAGGCAGCCCACCAGGAGCTGTTGCAGTCGCTGGGGCAGGGTTCATCGGCCGACGCCACACCCGTGGGGGCTGCTGCACTGGAGGCGGACACATGGCCAGagtgtccccccagccctgtagGGAGGAGCCCACCGGCCAGCGAGCCAG GCTGTGAGGACCCTCGGTGA